TGACCACATCATCAGCGTCGCTGATGAATGTCCCTCCGTCGCGGTGTCTTCTCTTCCTGCTGTTCATGGCTTTTCTCCGAGCGAGCATGATGTCGAAGTCAGACATGAAGCTggtgctgaacacacacacacacacacacacacacacacacacacacacacacacacacacacacacacacacacacacacacacaaagattacAAGTCTTCAATTACAACTTATAAAGCAGAaaccaagaaataaaaaatgtctgtaGCCTCACATGTTAATGACTCTGTATCATGTTGGTATATTTAAACCTTTTTGGTACAGGTTTGGTTTGGTCataactgttttctctttgcatTAATTTCTACATTCAGTATCTAAAGACTATATTTTTTACCTATTTagctttttatatattttgtaatttttctatGCAAAGATTTCAAGATCCaatgacagtgtgtttgtctgtgtttttcaagTACTGCAGACAGTTAATACAGCTCCATCAGTGCGTGATAGCTGAACTGTATCTGTCATTATTAACTCTGACTTAATAGTTTTTATATAGAAATTCTTATTCAAAATGTGCTGAAATCACAGGAGCTATGATTTTAATGAAAACTTCCATCATTAGAAGTGTGTTGAGCTGCAGACAGTGAGAATGGAAACCAGCGAGCTGCTAGTGACGGGTCACTGATAATCATTTTGAGGTACTTCTACTTTGCTAGCGTggcaaatataaacaataaaaattaatgTTTATAGATTAGGTCCAACACTAGTGTGTAGTACCACTTACATATTGCTACATCAAAAATAActatgtaataatgtaatagtATAACATTGTACATTCACTTGTACTTGTCATGGTGTATTTCTAGTGTGGTTTTAGTACTTTGACTTGAGTTAAGGATTTAATACTTTTTCCACAATCGCTGTTAACAATAAATATGAGATagtataaatattttatattaaaaaagttaagttggtagtttttttgtttttttttgttttgttttttttaaatcgagAACAAAGAAAGTTTGCCCATTTTTTGAGGACGTCAACAAGAAACAGCTCAGCCATTTAAATCACAATATTCAGAAACATCCTCATATTGTCATATATTGTTTCAGCCCTGTCATGTTTCTTACTCTTGACCACTGCGGTCAACGCCTTCATCAGAGTCAgactcctcctccagctggtgCTGCTTCTCCCTGGCCTCCTTCTTGGCCCCCTCCAGGTCCTCCTGGTTGAAACCCTGCAGCAGGAACAGACACTCAGtcaagtgaaaataaaacctaatCCATCAACTACCTTCATGTCCAGAAATTGAGCAGGATGATATTTAATCAGGCTCTGTTAACTTTGACACATCCCCTTTGcttccttcagttttttttttaaatcattgatGTCTCCTGTTATTAACCCGCTGTTTTTATAAATTGTTAATCATGAGCAGCGAAGCAAAATGGGGAGAAAGGCCAAAATATTGGTGAGGACTTATAGAAGTGTGGGGGAAAGGAGGGAAGGTGTGATCTGTTAGTGTTTAAGAAGAGCACTGGTAAAGCTGATGATTCAGAAACACAAACGACATAAACAAACTCACCgtgaactcctcctcctcctcgtctccagACTCTCCAAAGATGTCTGCAATCATTTTCCTGCACGAAACAGAGGGGTCAACTGTCACACCAGCAGCTCCCAGTTCAGACTTGGGgttcaaatgtttgtttccgAGGGTCATTAAAGTAACAGAGAGTCAGTTCACTTTGTGTGAAtaaaaagtttgtgtgtgttatgtttgcAAACAAGTCTGGCCTCCAGTTTTTCCTTGAGGGACTAATAAAGTTTTTTGGTCTGaaactgatttattattttctctcatgCATAGGGAAGCAGCTAATGAtcactttctcatttttcttaatTACTAATCTGTGTATAATTTTTCCAAATTAACCATCcgaattatttttaaaatgtccatcAGAACAAAATGTGATAatcaaatatacaataaaaagaaaaccacaacaTGTTTAACAGACTGGAGgcacaaactgacaaaaagtCTCAGCTGTATTTGTGACATGAAAGATTTCTGTGTTTAATAGTTAAGTTTTCATTAGGTCTGCTAGtttctttattaattaatctgatGTCCATTTTCTGCATGAACTGATTCTGTTTGTCTgtaaaacattagaaaatgtttgccacaaggttttattttgttatttttgcttaaaaaattgATTACTTGATCGactatcaaaatagtttttgattattttctgtcaatcaaataGTGGATTAATTGCTGGTTTCATTTCATATGAAAGACTAAAACAATTCAGGaatgaaatgaattgaaatggACGAGATGTTTACTGACACTGAGCAGATGCCTGTAGCCCAGGTGTGGTCCTGTTTCAGGTTAAAATGGCAGCATTAGTTAGAACCCCCTAACAGGCAGATTTCACCTTTAAAATTCAGATTAAAATTCTTATTTGTATCagcttctttcagctctttgcTGAAGCTCTACGATGTTTCCACTGAATTCAACATTCCTCCATCAGATGGAAATATTCTACATGTTTGACCCCAAAGTTAAATTTTTGGATCTCCACTAGAGTCTGAGGCAAAGTTCTGTGTATGAGCAACATGTGGCAGCCTGGTGTGAGTTTATAATGACAGGTCAGTGAGGTTTAAATTGAACTGGTGTCCAGAACTCACTCCTCCTCATCGTCGTCTCCAGAGTCGCTGTCACTGCCGAACAGTGCCTTCTCATCCTTCTTCCCCGCCGTGGCCTTCGACGCCTCGTCATCGCTCCCGCTGTCTGAGCCCAGCTCCCTCAATTTGGCTGCCAGACTCTTATCAGGACCAATTAACCCCCCATCACTGTCTGAGTTCTCATCATCTGACACTGCCCGACTCCTCTTCACTGCTTAGgaccacagagagaaaacacatgagCCTGATGGTACCATCTGAACATTCCCTCAGTGTATGACAGTATGATCTGCCTCTAAcctctggtttcagtctttccAGCAGATGTTGAACCTGCAGCAGAGATTTACTCCCACTGACACACATTAGAGCAACAGTGAGGTCCAACACAGACAGTTAGGGCTGGGCGAATAATCTAATATTATTTTCCATTACACTTTTGGCTTTGAACAATtctgaaaacaagataatcgagataaaacaattttgtttcacaacaaatttcATCACCACTACAAAAACCATCGCCCCATCCACTTCTGAGTTACGTTTTAACATTAGCAACGTATGTTGGAGTgggttgttgtgttgtattgcTTGCACATTTGGCTTTCTAAAAcctcaaatgaaaaaatactttGTGAAATTATGATGACTGGGTGTCTGTCCAAAAAGTATTGGCTTGTGTATCAATCTATCTATTTATCCATCTAGTAAGCtaacttttaatttgtttgtttgtttttccattgaATTGTATTTTAAGTTGAAGAAAAGTCCACTGTTAAAAAGACAATGTTCTTTTTAAATGCGtggtgtttccaaagtcaatgagtaatcatgatcaaaataatcgtgattatgatttttgtcATAATCGAGCAGCCCTACTGACAGTGGTGATGAGGTGTGGATCACAGTTGGTGTTCCATCTCATCCTGAAGGTGCTGGATGAGGCTGATATCAGAGTCACGctcttccacaccaaactgggaGAACTGGCCTCTACGGAGCTGACTACACATGCAAAGTAAAAGTTCATTGTTGCTTCAAACTTCCAGACTCATCCCACTGTGCTGCTCTGAGTTAAACTCTCTGTCCTTTACTGTAAAGTGAGCCGGAGCCTGGAGGCTGATGGGAAGttcaaaacagaagaaagaactTTTGAGCCTTTCGTCCATAAGTAGCAAATATTTTTGTTCTATGAATATACACTTTATTAGATTAGACCTGTAAAGTCTAATGACATCCAATCCAACAGCTCTGCCATAACATCACATCTCTTCACTGCtcatattttctcatgtttgtcctccttatttacacaaacaaggagtcagaatattagaaacacctctcataACATAGTCCAGTAAAACACAATCACTGTGACCTCAGTACTACAACATGTAACTGAATGAACACCTTTACAACAGAATcagaaactgaacattataaactCAGTGAAGTTGTATTGGACTGGATTATTATTGTGCAGGTCTTTCTATAAGTAAATTGTCACATCAACATATAGTAAtgaacaaagcagcagctgactCACTTCAGTAACAAACAAGAtattcagcaaaaaaacaagaaagaaaaactaaagaaaactgaGTCATACAGCAGACACTCAGTCACACGCACATACTTAGAAttagggctgcacgatatgccATAAAATTGATTTACGATTACTTTGGCAGAAGTTGCGACTTCAATTGTaataattttcttatttaatttttcattcagGGTGGGTGGCCATCTACCTCGGCCGGttggggaaggagggagggagggagggagggagagagagagagagagagagagagaacacagaggaaaagaacaagaatgTACAgtgatagcaatattaataatagtgacaGTAGCTGCAGCGATAGTAATGTAGTGGCAACTATAGTGCTCCTACtgataaaaatagtaatgacagctaataacattaataataatcattattaattacAGTAAAACCGTCTGGTCCAGAGCGTCTCACTCTTTGAACCTTGGAACTGTatcatgtgtttttctatttcttaatTTTTCCATAATGAAACATTGTTGAATCAACAGTAAATCCTGCACCTGTCCTCAACACCCACCCACCAGTGGTCTATTTCTTTATCTTCACTACTCTTCCAGTTTGGTCACATCACAGTACAATTTCCCTGCGGGAGCCCGAGCTCCAGAGCGACTAAAGAATTGGCGCCTCAGAGGGATTTAGAGGGAGAATCCACCCCTGaatcacagctgctgctctgtgagtcTCACAGCTAAACACACCACAGTACTGatgtcacagcagctgtttactgcactgtttactgtttgtattcagtgtcagagatgatgAACCAAGTACACAGAGGGAGATAGTTTTAAAACACTTCACAGTGTCTTACCTGGTttgtcctccttctcctcatcctcatcctcactgtcTGATACGATggccttcttcctcttcactgcaaacacacacacaaattaatcaAGCGATGCTTAATCAACCAGAACATCAACTATTCCTCTTAAATTAAAGATGAACCCCGTGGTGCAACTACAGTCTCAGGTTTCAGCAGGAAGTCAGAGCTTTATTTCTGTACTATAATACCAATGAAATATGCTCCTACAAATGACAGAAGTCAGTTcatgatgttgtttttaaagctgcatctaTTGAATGAATCCACTgataaaacaaagagattgactGATGGagcttaaagttataatctgtaacttttcatcattaaaatgtgtaaaaacaattaGACCtatgttatttatgttgttggGTTGTTACACTATCCCAagtgtttccatcaattctcaaaccagagaaatctgtaaTTTCAATCATGGTAATGTTTCATTGGTCAGCCTGTCAATGACGCCTGTctctattattaatattactatCACTGTAcattcttgttctctctctccctctccctcaccgGTCAAGGCAGATGGCTGCCAACCCTGAGTTTGGTGCTGCttgaggtttctgcctcttaaaaggaagtctttccttgccactgtcaccTAGCGCTGCTCTTTGTGGGAATTGTTGGggagaaggtctagacctgctctatttggaaagtgccttgagataacgtatgttgtgaattggtgctatacaaataaaaatttacttgacatcatatcctctatgatcatgtgtcagtgtgtttgtctgacagaagttcaacattgacttttatctacttttaagccacatacactttttacaccgtattcagctctatatttgaaccagatgaaggattttagtcatcggacatCTGGATTTGAAGTTATCAgtgaaacaagctgaggaaatggtagacagctcagctcccagctgctggagatgtcctgtcctgtgtcactgaagagcatTGGTGAATCTCTGAGttttaaaggtaaactgcttTCTAGGTGTTTCTATTGGTTTTAAGAGGAGGACaactctgtggataattcagctgctggtaaaaacctgctgaacctctgcttcataagttatcagagaaacaatcagaacaaaggatagcatcaatctcagctccaactgtTCCCTGacgtctctcctctctctcccttctgtcCATCCTCCGAATACACTAAATATACTAAAATCATTACATAATCAAACTACATCATTTAGTTTTGAAGCTATGTACTGATATTTATGTCATGAGCTGGTCTGAGGTCAGTACCTGGCTTCTCGTCATCACTGTcgtctctctgctccctctcttcatcctgctgctctccatcacttcctgctggagctttcctccttcctccttcctcctcctcactgtcagaCTGCATCACAGCTTTccacttccctcctcctccacgctcaacctcctcctgctgcttccCCTCCTCTTCAGAGTCTATCTGTGCCACCTTGCGTCTGGCAGGCGTCTCTGTGTCAGAGTCACTGTCAGCGTTGGACCGGTTGGATGCCACAGGTTTGGCATCCTCGTTCTCTGAGTCGCTGTCTGCGGCTGCTTTGTGCcgttcctccccctcctccatgTCCGAGCTGCTGCCCCTGCGTCTGACAGGGGACGAACCTTCCCCCTCCTCGTTTTCTGAAGCTCCATGTTTGACCAGGGACTCCTCCTCATTGTCTGATCCGCTCATCCTGCGTTTGACTGGAGAGTCGTCATCGCTGTCAGCGGGACGAGGAGCCTCTGCCTCCGAGTCACTCTTGTCGCCATCGTTGTGGTGCCTGGGGGCCTCGCCCTCCGAGTCGCTGTTGACTCCTTGGTGGCCCTCGTTGTCAGAGCCGCTGGCTGCCCCGCTGGTCTCCATGGCGTGGGGGGCATCCTCATCGTTGCTGCCCTCGTCCTGTTGAGACAAATGGTGGCAGGtcagtttgacaaaaacaccaacaacctGTGCCGAGGAGCCAAATCACAACTTTCATGCAATTTGTTGATTATTTCAAGTTAATGTGGTTAAGATGAGAATAAATCAGGATTCTGACATCATCCTCAGCACTTCAGCAGCACCAACTAGGACTGAGAATGACCATCATACAGCTCTGCCCTCTCCTCTGAGctctgagggtctgagggtctgagaATGTGGATATGAACCAGCAACATATTCTTAATAGTTtaataaaagtttaataatgAATCATATGTCTAAATGGGCCAGTATCttttaaaacaagaacaaacacagtATAACACAGCTGATCTGAATATTCATCACATTGTGGATATGACAGTTATTCATTTAAGGTTGTCATTAAATCTGGCTTCAGTTCACTACTTCACCACCCGTGTCTCTGAAATATTCACAAGTATGGATCAGAGtgaaagataaaagtaaaaactcTTAACTGATCCAGAATGAAACTATTAATCAAACAAACGTCAGTTGAGactgagagctgcagagtccGTGAAGCTGGTTATGATCCtccacaacagcagcacacaaacTGAGCTGAGCACGACCAAATTTTTCTGTCTAATACAAATAATATTAGATTAATGAAGAAGAGTGGTTTTAGTTGATTACTTTCATTTGATCATTTGATAGGACAGTAAATCCActtttttttgggcatttgcaaacaaacaacaataaatcttTGAGCAGTGAAGACTCAGTCTGACCTCAGATTGTTGCCTGTCGCTCCTCATGTCCTCACCGTCTGACGCTGGGTGTTCATCCTGAACCGGAGTGCCACCTCCGTCATCTGCAGAACATACAACAGAtcagaaacaacacaacacatcagtATCTTAATGTTATTACAAAATATTTGTTACTGATGTCAAACATAAACACCTGCAAAAAGGCAGGAGGCGGAAAATGTGGCTCCCTAATGAAAGAGCTGCTAGAGGaataaagtcattttttaaatggtttctGAAAAGGACTTCAGCTAGACATTTGGATAGTTTAACCTTcatctgagttttttttttttttttttttaaattacagttagGTCTGAACAGTTCTGCTAAAACATGCCCACCCTTGTTATTGTTATGCTCTTGTTTTCCATGTGTATTGCCTCAGGCCTACAGAGGAACCCAACCAGACCTGAATCTGGCTCAGTCTATGGCAACTCAACGGGGTTTACGATTGgtttcagcttcactttcaGGTACAAACcctcattaaaaacagaaagatttCAGGATCCTTTCCCGTCTGCACACCAAGGTCCATGCacaaaacatgcattttaatgttcacagGTAATGACCAAGTAGAATACATTATATAATCTGAGAAACATAATGAGATATAATTCttgagatgtgtttttttctgggCATCCTAACGAGTCAGTACTTACACCtcaaaaagcaagaaaaatCTTAGGATCTTCAAGAGTCTTCACGACAAAACTCCATGTAAAAAAGTATGCCTTTTTCAAAAGCACATggtataaaataaaagatactgCTGAAATGTAGGGTGATATAatctttaatattttcttatttattcgGCACAGATATCGTTCAATATcaataacattacatttaatttcagattattattatgtgaTGTCTATCATTGTAATCAACCAACACTGAAATAAAGTGAGCCTTCAAATCAGCACGATGTTAACCGAGAGGAGGCGACGGATCCAAATCATTATGAGAtacaaacatcatcatttattaagaTATTTAAAGACAAATAGGATGGTGGGCTGTAGCGTTGCCTGTCTGATGTTCATGAAGCTACAACGGAACATTTCCTGGTTATTTAAATCCAACACTGCTGCTAATCCCTCATCACCATGCAGTTAAGAGGATAAATAACATTCCGTTACTAATTTTTACAAAGTTAAACTTAACCTAGGCCTTCTACTCATGGATCAACAGTCAACGTTAGTTAACGTGGGTTTGTTATTTAAATAGGAAACAAAGCAGGAGGACGGTTTTACCGGAGCGGCTCCCGGACATGAAGTCGTCCTCTTCTCCGTCCATGTCTCAGGCGAAgaaaattcagattcagaccTGAACACGGAGACAACTCTCTGTTTACTCAACTTTACTATCGAAGCGGGAAAAATAAACCCGAACTAAGTAACGACGCGTTTCCAAAGCTAACAGCTACAGCTAACTACTGCAGCCTGAGACCCAAAATGGAGTAACTGCGTCATCTGCGCATGCGGTCGCTGCGTAATAGCGTAACAACTTTTTTGAATAACCTTTATTATCAATCTAGAGGTTTACAAGACAGAACATTAGTCCACATGCATTGGGCTCAGTTAATCAAAGAACTCACTGTCAAGTACAAGCCCACTTTAAAAAAGAATGATTTCAAGATTCTCTATGGTCTGCACGCCAAActcatgaaaaaatattaaataatgtgaaaacatattGAGATTTCATTTCTGAGACGTGTTTATCTTTTTTGTGGCACACATCCACTATATTCAGCTACAAATTCACACAGTATCACCACAAAGTGTGTAGTtctctttaaaaacagcaacacctTTGGATCTTCTAGAGTCTGCACGCCAAACCCTTTCAATAGTAATTATAAATAGCTGAGAAGTGAACGGGactgaaatgtcaaattattcaaATACATAATAACTGATTGTAGTTTACTGTCTTTGAGCGATTTGACTGTGAAACAGATTTTAGTTTCATTCTCTAGTCTGTAGGAACCTGAACCAGTATttcaataaagttaaaaaacaaaaaacacagtgacgTCTTTTGCGCGCGACACTGTCCACAGAGGAACCACGCGTATCTCACGACCAGAATCCAGAGGCGCTGAATCCACGTTTAAAGCGAGTTCTCGGTCCATTTAAATTCGGACTGATGGGGGACCGGAGCCGGCTGTGCTCCGTGTGGCTGGGATCGGAGACTGGCATCCTGAAGGGGGTCAGTGTGTCCCGGAAACAGGCCTTCAACTTTTGCAACACGAGCCACCTGAGCCGCGACCAGGAGGTCCGCGCTCTGTGCTGGGGGGACCCGGCGGAGAGCGAGCTGCTGGTTGGCTCGGTGGACGGAACAGTGAAGACCTTCAGCACCGAGAAGGGCGCCTTCACCGAGTCCCGGCGCTGTGGAGACCCGGCGGAGGGCTGCTTCACCGGGCTGGCTGCGCTCAGTGGCTCCGCGCTGCTCACCTGCGGGGAATCCGGGACTGTGCGGGTCTGGAGGGAGGACAGCAGCGAGCCCGTCACCGAGCTGGATGCCGGGAAGAACGTGTGCAGGATGCGACAGAGTCCGGTAGACCAGCACAAGGTCGCGACCGGCGGGAAGGAGAACGGGCTGAAGATCTGGGACCTGGAGAGACCCGAGAAGTCCGTGTTCACTGCAAAGAACCTGCGGGACGACTGGCTGGACCTACGGCGGCCGCACTGGGTCAGAGACATGGCCTTCATCCCGGACTCCGACAAAGTGGTCACCTGCACAGGCTATCACCAGGTGAGGCTTCACTGCAGTGAGAAAAACGGGCTTTAAAATTGAGAGATTTTTAGGccagttttaaaatgtatgagCTCAGGGCAATTTTCTCCCTGGGCGATAAAGTTTTGATAACTTCACCTGTGATGTTTAAAGTCTTCTCTGCAGATTGGTACAATTCTAATACGCCAATATTACAGGGACAGTCCgtaaacaaaatgtcaacaaaggGTAGAATAGAATAGAGTGGGATAGAAACTGTCTGACAGGTCTTTTAATACAGGGACAAACAACATACGACAAGACCACCCTTGAagttatttatgtgtttaacTAGGTTGTTATCATTAACTGAAACGAAATAACGGAAACTacatatgaaaaaacatttacattaactgaaataaaaatataaaaaaggctTTATAAAAGAACAATAACTAACGgaaactgtgttgtgtgtttacaaaagtaaatcaaattatagagaaaatgtcttcagtttttgtatCAGTTTATTTCATACACCAGCTGGTGTTTCAGTGTAGGATGCGGCAGTATCTTacagctgattggctctcaCTGTACTACCAGCACATGTGAACTTTAAGTGTCCAGAACCTTCTCTGTATTAATGATGTCAAGTATTTTCTAGTTAATGAACTGCAGTGatgagccacagagctgcagctgggCAGTCCAGTTGACTGATGAGTTCATGTTCAGTTGGTTCATcccaatgtttttttctctttgacttgACCTGCCTCACTTCAGAAACACAATTTACACTTCAGGCTGCATCTGGTGTGACTGTTTACATGTGAGTGCTCAGATCTACAGCTtatcttctgttgttgttgttgttgttgttgttgttgtgttgtgtcctGTTGAATGTTTCTGgttaatgacacaaacacactgactagCACACATCTGTTATTGTCTTTTGTGGATGTTGGTCACTTGTCCCCagtgaacacatttttaaatggtttgatgttttgtttttatactttttctgacatttttgaatctcacctctgacaaaaacttcatattacAGATATAACTAAAACTAACACTGCAACtaaaaactaactaactaactaactaaaactaaacatttttaaaaaataaaaactaaaccagaCTACCAAACCTCCTTTCAAAGTCAAAacgaaataaaaacaaaaacgaatGAAAAATCCCTAAACTATTATGATCTTGATGTTTCCATCTGCAGCACATTTAAACTATACAAATGAAGCCTGGATAATCCAGCTGTATTTCAGGGGTTCCATCTCTTCAGTTACATTTGTAACTAATATCTCCAGTTGtctcatgttttacattttaaggaCACATTAAGATCATCCTGCCTGAACTGGGCACTGAACTGAGGGGAGAGGTGTAATAAACATTTTTCCTCTTGTAATGAAAGTCTTGTGTAGCTGTGAAACTTGATGACGATGCAGGAAAACCATCACCATCAAATTTGATTGCATTAATTAGCACTAATTCTACTAAAAGGGGGCgtctgtggctcaggaggtagagcaggtcgtcGGTCTGATCCCCGGCTCCGCCGCACTGCATGTCAGTTTGCTTGgtggctgttccatcagtgtatgaatgtgtgagtgaatgggtgaatgtggcaggttttgtaaagcactttgagtggtcagtaagactgGAAAAGCGCTGTATAAGTGCAAGTACATTTACCATttattctgattttatttcacttgtagctgagtttttttttttcattttacagtatttaatatttatgcTCCACCACATTTAACTGActtcagtttttaattaaaagtgaagCTTTGTTTATAGATGAAACTACCAAACATTATGCAAAGCAACTGAATGAATCCACCTCCACCAGGTACAGCATTACATTACTTCTGTCAGTTACAGCATCAATAACTAACAAATACAGTAATATGCTCATGTCACAGTGTGCTCTCTGGACCAGAGTTCAGTCACACCTCCTTCAAATGAGACCATGTCAGCTCTAGTCCCCTGCAGTCCTTCATCACtttgttgtgtctgtctgtcctctgtcaggTCCACATGTTCGACCCGTCCTCCCCTCAGCGCCGTCCTGTCCTGGAGGCAGAGTACGGCGAGTACCCGCTCACCACTCTGTCCCTGCCCGCCGCTGGCaacatggtggtggtgggaaaTACTCACGGCCAAATCGCCATGCTGGACCTGAGGAAAGGTCTGGTGCGCAGTTGTCTGAAGGGGCTGGCGGGGGGGGTGCGGTGGCTGCAGTGTCACCCTTCCCAGCCGGTGGTGGCGTCCTGCGGCTTGGACCGCTTCCTCCGCATCCACAGCCTGGAGGACCGCAAGCTGCTTCACAAAGTCTACCTCAAGTCCAGACTCAACTGCCTCCTGCTGGCCAGCCGGGACCTGGAGGACGGAGGGGGGGccacagagggggagggggtgagtcaagaggtgaaggaggaggaggacgaggtgTGGGACACCATGGAGCAGGTGGGGGAGGCGGAGGAGAAGCcgaagaggaaaacaacagaggaggaggaagaaccacagaagaagagcaaaaagaagagaaagaaaggacaAGACTGAGGGGCGTTTGAGGAGTTATCAGTGCGTGGGACATTTGAACATCTTTGTGGTTCTGTTAGTTTGATCTGATATTAAACTCTGATCTGtagttttgtaatattttgtctGGGAGCTTTATTAAAACAGACATATGAGGAATGATCATTTTAACAGTTGATACTCCTCTTCTTAAAACATCAATCAGATAAAGattttatctatctatctctacCAAAAGTCAGGGACTGATGCACAAAACGCTTTGTACAGGTTGTGAAAACTAAAGTGCCCTCCATGTTGTGAACagtagtgtttgtgtgctcagaCCACAAAGACTTTTCATagaatgtgttttaaaaaaacaaaaaatgtcgAGGTGAGTTCCACCATTGTCACTCTATAAAATtgtatgtatattgtatattatctacacatacaaatacaacagtTAAACTCTGTACTGGGTTTCATTAGTATCATATT
The Seriola aureovittata isolate HTS-2021-v1 ecotype China chromosome 4, ASM2101889v1, whole genome shotgun sequence genome window above contains:
- the wdr74 gene encoding WD repeat-containing protein 74 codes for the protein MGDRSRLCSVWLGSETGILKGVSVSRKQAFNFCNTSHLSRDQEVRALCWGDPAESELLVGSVDGTVKTFSTEKGAFTESRRCGDPAEGCFTGLAALSGSALLTCGESGTVRVWREDSSEPVTELDAGKNVCRMRQSPVDQHKVATGGKENGLKIWDLERPEKSVFTAKNLRDDWLDLRRPHWVRDMAFIPDSDKVVTCTGYHQVHMFDPSSPQRRPVLEAEYGEYPLTTLSLPAAGNMVVVGNTHGQIAMLDLRKGLVRSCLKGLAGGVRWLQCHPSQPVVASCGLDRFLRIHSLEDRKLLHKVYLKSRLNCLLLASRDLEDGGGATEGEGVSQEVKEEEDEVWDTMEQVGEAEEKPKRKTTEEEEEPQKKSKKKRKKGQD